From Deltaproteobacteria bacterium, the proteins below share one genomic window:
- a CDS encoding patatin-like phospholipase family protein, which yields MGITIVQKSEVGVRKPDPKIALVLAGGAITGGAFKLGGLKALDDFLVNRKINDFDTYVGLSAGAVLAAPLAAGISPAEMLKSLEGKSEEISQFQALDFYSPNWREFAERPLQFTLDLAAYAPGVLLDLGRHAPTLFGTLRRGLAAYLREPSSQHLWDMVEPIVETIDKRRSFPFVLDYLPSGFFDNSSIERYLRRNFERGGISNDFRTLYQSTKRELYIGAMNLDTAERVVFGHDEDASVTISEAVQASTALPGFYKPARLHGVDYVDGGVRRTANIDVAIEHGADLVICYNPFRPFSNRVRRKYVKELGKVVVEGRPLVDTGLLTVINQVFRTLLHSRLQYGLRQYQDDPHFHGDILVIEPKESDQHFFQMSALAYWQRAIAAQHGYISVTQSIEQNYELIKPILEGYGIAITRRAARAGVDRLRADNEDEASDVLTREIPRRNLSVA from the coding sequence TTTAAGCTCGGCGGGCTGAAGGCCCTCGACGACTTCCTCGTCAATCGCAAGATCAACGATTTCGACACCTACGTCGGCCTCAGCGCTGGCGCCGTGTTGGCCGCGCCGCTGGCCGCGGGCATTAGCCCGGCCGAGATGCTCAAGAGCCTTGAGGGTAAGTCCGAAGAGATCTCGCAGTTCCAAGCGCTTGATTTCTACAGCCCCAACTGGCGCGAGTTCGCCGAGCGCCCGCTGCAGTTCACGCTCGACCTCGCCGCCTACGCGCCGGGCGTCCTACTCGACCTCGGGCGCCACGCGCCCACGCTGTTCGGCACCTTGCGGCGCGGTCTCGCGGCGTATTTGCGCGAGCCGTCATCGCAACATCTGTGGGACATGGTCGAGCCGATCGTCGAGACCATCGACAAGCGGCGCAGCTTTCCGTTCGTGCTCGACTACCTGCCGTCGGGCTTCTTCGACAACTCGAGCATTGAGCGATACCTGCGCCGCAACTTCGAACGGGGCGGCATCAGCAACGACTTCCGCACCCTCTACCAGTCGACCAAGCGCGAGCTGTACATCGGCGCGATGAACCTCGACACGGCCGAGCGCGTGGTGTTCGGCCACGACGAGGACGCGTCGGTGACGATCTCCGAGGCGGTGCAGGCCTCGACCGCCCTGCCCGGCTTCTACAAGCCGGCGCGGTTGCACGGTGTCGACTATGTCGACGGCGGTGTGCGGCGCACGGCGAACATCGATGTCGCCATCGAACACGGCGCCGACTTGGTGATCTGCTACAACCCGTTCCGGCCGTTCTCCAACCGCGTCCGGCGCAAGTACGTAAAGGAGTTGGGCAAGGTCGTGGTCGAAGGTCGTCCGTTGGTCGACACTGGGTTGCTCACGGTGATCAACCAAGTGTTCCGCACGCTGCTCCACTCGCGCCTGCAGTACGGTCTGCGCCAGTATCAGGATGATCCGCACTTCCACGGCGACATCCTCGTCATCGAGCCGAAGGAATCCGACCAGCACTTCTTCCAGATGAGCGCGCTCGCCTACTGGCAACGCGCCATAGCCGCGCAGCACGGCTACATCTCGGTGACGCAATCGATCGAGCAGAACTACGAACTGATCAAGCCGATCCTCGAAGGCTACGGCATCGCGATCACCCGCCGCGCCGCCCGCGCCGGCGTCGACCGGCTGCGCGCCGACAACGAAGACGAAGCCTCCGACGTGCTGACTCGCGAGATTCCGCGCCGCAACCTCAGCGTGGCGTAG
- a CDS encoding type II toxin-antitoxin system HicB family antitoxin: MTDYEFTVVIERDEDGRFVAICPALQGCYTEGESAEEARGLIEDAIRLHVEDRLASGEPICQEVGATKVRVAV; encoded by the coding sequence ATGACCGACTATGAGTTCACGGTCGTGATCGAGCGAGACGAGGACGGACGCTTCGTCGCGATCTGCCCGGCCCTGCAGGGTTGCTATACCGAAGGCGAGAGCGCGGAGGAAGCACGCGGTCTCATCGAGGATGCGATTCGTCTCCACGTTGAAGATCGCTTGGCCTCTGGCGAACCGATCTGTCAGGAAGTTGGGGCGACCAAGGTCCGCGTTGCGGTATGA
- a CDS encoding type II toxin-antitoxin system HicA family toxin encodes MSPRLPTRSAQDVLLLLKRKGFVAVRQSGSHVILQHPDGRRTTVPVHKGRNLGRGLLRQIMRDADLTVDDLIG; translated from the coding sequence ATGAGTCCGCGGCTGCCGACACGCAGCGCGCAGGACGTTCTGCTTCTCCTCAAACGCAAAGGCTTCGTCGCCGTTCGCCAGAGCGGCAGTCATGTGATCCTCCAGCATCCAGACGGCCGCCGCACCACGGTGCCGGTTCACAAGGGTCGCAACCTCGGGCGTGGCCTGCTTCGTCAGATCATGCGCGACGCCGATCTCACAGTCGATGATTTGATTGGCTGA
- a CDS encoding phosphotransferase, with protein MHVSLAIAEATDAFLRILEYLREEMLSFKLPNSLGGVSALNSGLAGPTQFGKVLTIYPSSTAQACLVAKHLDSVIPVRRGPRVPSDRYLRADGAISLRYGSFTLDRVLVDAFGRFEPAIETPFGLSRDERTATGRQSAFADPLPLSLEPQHDHSALATNDALFRKDSTEYVPLCLLQQTPRGRVFLAGDINSAQTVIIKTAEQGVMSDIAGHDAASRLLNEFRVLRQLRQAGLTVAPEPIVMNAEVPWMAVADVQGETVDSLPPDQQLLRLADAADRLARVHEAGFVHRDVKLANILATHDEVVLIDWELASRIGSEEPIIGGTRGHVAPEVIRGKYAAEQATPMADVFGVGASVAHALLRCNPALLPAGSGRLIGLLVLGGNKDAAIVVRRCVAADVARRPTAADVRDSIRRLRVRTAAMFLQTKVVKRGSRRWALRAAYEVANLTRRYRSPTPGGTAWQNRHFQADFLCESINLGAAGIIIGLLTIAEFTRRDSHVDDVQRAAEWLANAAPPKASCGLFTGNAGVALALALVGTRFGEPRFIAASLERLGVAAEARDEQDLFAGAAGVLWAGAAIGRLLGEVARDIVAPLARWLNDTVVVRDDLLVWRNSGRLDSAKEPFTGAAHGAAGIALALRVWSSESRQIDGTLLAREILLRLYEKARVEPGDAMRRSLDVPVLPTPSNEWCHGSMGYVWCALQAFPNDPAFEPAIDWAASRLYAAPRVSNVTFCHGLAGQLEVWRMLTRNARWDRIAQHRSSEIAACLRLLTERSSGLTTWCAEDPNVFTPDLWVGFLGPATAVARHFMGESLPLMSLD; from the coding sequence GTGCACGTCTCGCTCGCGATCGCGGAAGCGACAGATGCGTTTTTGAGGATTCTGGAGTATCTCCGAGAGGAGATGCTGTCGTTCAAATTGCCGAACAGTCTCGGTGGAGTATCAGCTCTCAATAGCGGGCTCGCAGGGCCGACCCAGTTTGGAAAAGTCCTGACCATCTACCCATCATCGACAGCTCAGGCTTGCTTGGTGGCCAAGCACCTAGATTCAGTGATTCCCGTTAGAAGGGGTCCTCGAGTGCCATCTGACAGATACCTTCGGGCAGACGGTGCGATATCGTTAAGATACGGTAGCTTCACGCTTGATCGCGTTTTGGTGGACGCGTTCGGGCGTTTCGAGCCAGCGATCGAAACTCCGTTCGGGCTCTCACGCGACGAGCGTACAGCCACCGGTCGCCAGTCAGCGTTCGCCGATCCTTTGCCACTGTCGCTCGAACCCCAGCACGATCACTCGGCTCTCGCGACAAACGACGCGCTGTTCAGAAAAGATTCGACAGAATACGTTCCGCTGTGTCTGCTACAGCAGACGCCACGCGGCCGTGTGTTTCTTGCCGGAGACATCAACTCGGCGCAAACCGTGATCATCAAGACCGCGGAACAGGGTGTCATGAGCGACATTGCCGGTCACGATGCCGCGAGTCGGTTGTTAAACGAATTTAGGGTGTTGAGGCAACTAAGACAGGCTGGCCTCACAGTGGCGCCCGAACCAATCGTGATGAACGCTGAAGTGCCATGGATGGCCGTGGCCGATGTACAAGGCGAAACAGTCGACTCGCTTCCACCCGATCAGCAATTGCTTCGGCTCGCCGATGCGGCGGACAGACTTGCGCGGGTGCACGAAGCCGGTTTTGTGCACCGGGATGTCAAGCTTGCCAACATCCTGGCGACGCACGACGAAGTCGTCCTCATCGATTGGGAGCTAGCCTCCAGAATCGGCAGCGAGGAGCCAATCATCGGAGGAACAAGGGGTCATGTTGCGCCCGAAGTGATCCGGGGGAAGTACGCTGCCGAGCAGGCGACGCCTATGGCAGATGTGTTCGGCGTCGGGGCCTCCGTGGCGCATGCGTTACTGAGGTGCAATCCGGCGCTGCTTCCGGCTGGCAGCGGTAGGCTCATTGGTCTCCTGGTTCTAGGCGGGAACAAAGACGCCGCGATCGTCGTAAGGAGGTGTGTTGCTGCCGATGTAGCACGCCGTCCAACAGCGGCAGACGTGCGCGACAGCATACGGCGTCTTCGAGTTCGCACTGCGGCAATGTTCCTTCAAACAAAGGTGGTGAAGCGCGGTAGTCGAAGGTGGGCACTCCGAGCGGCGTACGAAGTCGCGAACCTGACGCGGAGGTACCGATCACCCACACCTGGCGGCACTGCGTGGCAGAATCGCCATTTTCAAGCAGATTTTCTCTGCGAGAGTATCAATTTGGGCGCGGCTGGGATCATCATCGGTCTGCTAACGATTGCAGAATTTACGCGGCGCGACTCGCACGTTGACGATGTCCAACGCGCAGCCGAGTGGCTCGCGAACGCCGCACCGCCCAAAGCTTCATGTGGTCTGTTTACCGGAAATGCGGGCGTCGCCCTCGCGCTCGCGTTGGTTGGTACGCGCTTCGGTGAACCGAGGTTCATCGCAGCATCACTAGAACGTTTAGGCGTGGCCGCGGAAGCGCGAGATGAGCAGGATTTGTTCGCCGGCGCGGCCGGTGTCCTGTGGGCAGGGGCTGCTATTGGGCGGCTCCTGGGAGAGGTAGCGCGTGACATTGTTGCTCCTCTCGCACGATGGCTGAACGACACTGTGGTTGTTCGTGACGACCTGCTCGTGTGGAGAAACTCAGGTAGGCTCGATTCGGCAAAGGAACCCTTTACCGGGGCTGCTCATGGGGCAGCAGGAATAGCTCTTGCGCTCCGGGTCTGGAGTAGCGAGAGTCGACAGATAGACGGAACGCTATTGGCCCGTGAAATACTGTTGCGTCTCTACGAGAAGGCAAGAGTGGAGCCGGGTGACGCGATGCGACGGTCCCTGGACGTTCCCGTGCTGCCGACGCCGTCGAACGAATGGTGTCATGGAAGCATGGGATATGTTTGGTGCGCCCTGCAGGCATTCCCGAATGATCCGGCCTTTGAGCCGGCGATCGACTGGGCAGCATCGCGTCTCTACGCGGCACCACGTGTTAGCAACGTCACATTCTGCCATGGCCTAGCAGGGCAGCTTGAGGTGTGGCGAATGTTGACTCGGAACGCCCGGTGGGACCGAATCGCGCAGCACCGTAGCAGCGAAATTGCCGCCTGCTTGAGATTGCTGACAGAGAGAAGCAGCGGCCTTACGACATGGTGTGCAGAAGATCCGAACGTATTCACGCCTGACCTGTGGGTTGGCTTTCTAGGCCCCGCAACCGCAGTCGCGAGACATTTCATGGGTGAGTCATTGCCACTGATGTCGCTTGATTGA
- a CDS encoding type II toxin-antitoxin system PemK/MazF family toxin has protein sequence MVLDPQLDEHGQTGLKVTSVLRLHKLATIHVAAVRRRLGRLSARSMDQARAKLRSLVGV, from the coding sequence CTGGTCCTTGATCCGCAACTCGACGAGCACGGGCAGACCGGACTGAAGGTGACGTCGGTTCTCAGGTTGCACAAGCTTGCGACCATTCACGTCGCCGCCGTCCGCCGCCGGCTGGGTCGGCTTTCGGCCCGCTCGATGGATCAGGCCCGCGCCAAGCTGCGATCGTTGGTGGGAGTCTGA
- a CDS encoding deoxynucleoside kinase — protein sequence MAAGRLILIEGMIGVGKSTTASKLANWLISQGEDARVYHEFADDHPIRTKAIDLLRTHYRNMAAQSDDGEDGLARDAEVYGLDQWARLASRCTGGQQTIILESTFLQNSVLPNLMDGAPIDEVKAVFARIESQITAADPLLIYLRPSNIDQALTRVHRERGESWASQNVAYVSKYPWARSRGLKGRQAVIELYRAWEGLVDELLATSSCATLLLVDPQDDWEAASRESILQCVRECAGSFSRDGMLWSPHEIPVNLPEVEHEGPRSKRGDR from the coding sequence ATGGCGGCAGGGCGTTTGATCCTGATCGAGGGCATGATCGGCGTGGGAAAGTCGACGACGGCTTCGAAGCTGGCGAATTGGCTCATTAGCCAGGGTGAAGACGCCCGCGTCTATCACGAGTTTGCGGACGATCATCCGATCCGAACCAAAGCGATCGACTTGCTCAGAACCCACTATCGCAACATGGCCGCGCAATCCGACGACGGCGAGGACGGCTTGGCGAGGGATGCGGAGGTGTACGGGCTGGATCAATGGGCGCGACTGGCCAGCCGCTGCACCGGCGGCCAGCAAACGATCATTCTTGAGAGCACGTTTCTGCAGAACTCGGTGCTGCCCAACCTTATGGACGGGGCGCCGATCGATGAAGTCAAGGCGGTGTTTGCGAGAATCGAAAGTCAGATCACCGCGGCTGACCCACTGCTCATCTATCTTCGGCCGAGCAACATCGACCAAGCGTTGACGCGCGTGCATCGCGAGCGCGGTGAATCATGGGCCTCCCAGAACGTGGCCTACGTTTCGAAATACCCGTGGGCACGAAGCCGCGGCCTCAAGGGCCGTCAAGCAGTCATCGAGTTGTATCGAGCCTGGGAAGGTCTCGTGGATGAACTGCTGGCGACATCCTCCTGCGCCACACTGCTGCTGGTCGATCCGCAAGACGATTGGGAGGCGGCCTCACGCGAATCTATTCTGCAGTGCGTTCGTGAGTGCGCCGGAAGCTTTTCCAGAGATGGCATGCTATGGTCGCCGCACGAAATCCCAGTGAATCTGCCAGAGGTCGAGCATGAAGGCCCTCGAAGTAAGCGCGGAGATCGATGA